A segment of the Sphingomicrobium flavum genome:
TGGGCGGCAGCCGCGCGGGCAGGCGCGATTTCGATGATGTCGCCAAACTCGGGCGCGAACGTCAATCGACCCTTTTTCGCCACCACCATCCGCTCTTCCTCGCCGATGCGCTGGCGCACGGGCAGCGCGTCGAAAAATTCGTTGGCGACCAAAAGGATGGGCTTGGCGGGAAGACCGTCCAGATCGTCATGGAAGAGCGCGCCGGGCAGACGCTCGGCCTGCAGTTTGCGCAACGCGGGGCTAGTCTCGATAAGATGCACCCCGCCGGCAAAGCCGACCGAGCGCAATACTTTCATCGCATCGGCGGCCAGGCTGCCCCGCCCCGGCCCCAGTTCGACATAGATGGCGTCAGCAGGGCTGCCTGCGCGGTGCCAGCAATCGGCCAGCGCCGCGCCCACCAGTTCGCCGAACATCTGGCTGATTTCCGGCGCGGTGGTGAAATCGCCCTGTGCCCCCATCGGATCGCGGGTGGCGTAATAGTGATTATTGCTGGCCTCGAAATAGCGATCGACCGGCCAACCGCCATCGGCAGCGATCCGATCGATCAGCTTCTCGGCGAAGCTCACGCCACGCTTTCGCTGCCTGCAATCGGCTCGATCCGCTGGCGGCGCTTGGTCGACGACCACATGAGGTAGGCCCCCCCAAGGATCATCGGCACGCTGAGCCATTGACCCATCTGCAGGCCCGTCGCCGCGGCAAATTCGACCAGATGCGCATCAGGCTCGCGCCAGATTTCCACGATGAAGCGGAACAGGCCGTAGAAGAAGATGAACGCCCCCACCAGCATGCCGGGATAATAGCGCGCCTTGGTCTTCCAGAACATGTAGGCCAGGATGCAGAACAGCACGATGCCTTCGAGGATGGCCTCATAAAGCTGGGTCGGATGGCGCGGCGGCATCAGCACCAGGCTGTCGCCAATCTGGGTCTGGAACCTGACGCCCCAAGGAACATCGGTATAGGCTCCCCACAATTCCTGGTTCACGAAATTGGCAAGGCGGCCGAAGAACAGGCCGAAGGGTACCGAGCAGGCGACATAATCATGCACCCGCAGCCACTGCAGCTTTTCCTTCCAGCTGAGGTAGAGGATGGCGATGGTGACGCCGAGCACGCCGCCATGAAAACTCATCCCGCCATTCCTGAGATCGAGTAAAGCCGCAGGCGCGGGCAGTTCGAACCCGAACAGTGTCGCACCCGTGAGAAACAGGTCAGGCTTGTAGAAGAGGACATAGCCAAGCCGTCCACCCAGGATCACGCCCAATGCGCCGTAGAAAACCAGATCGTCAGCATGGCGACGCGCCATCGGGGCGCCGGGCTGCTTGATCAGCTTCAGCACATACCAATAGGCAATGAAGATGCCGGCGAGATAGGCAACGCTATACCATTTGAGGTCATAGAAACCGAGGTCGATGATGCTGTCGCTCAGGCCCAGGTCCGGAAAGGCGATCCCACCATTTTCTGCAACTGTTTGGCTTGTCATGTCTTCCCCTAAAGTCGGCACCCTCATAGGGTGACTGTCACGAAACGCAAAGGAGAGATGCATGGGATCGCCACTCGACCAGAAGTTTGATGCCGTACTGGCAGCGGTCACCGGCGAAGGTGGCCGGGTCATCATCGGCAAGGACGAGAAAGGCCGCGCCATCGTCTCCAACTTCCCCGACAATTTCCCGCTCTTCTTCAAGACATTCTGCGCGCTGAACGGCGAGACCGAAGCGCTCGTCACCCCGGTCGAGCGGCTGAGCTATGCCGAACTCGATGCGCTGTCCGACCGGCTTGCCCGCGCTTTCGTCGCGCGCGGCATCACGAAGGGCGACCGCATTGCCATCGCGATGAAGAACAGCGCGGCTTGGGTCGTCACGCACATGGCGGCGCTGAAAGCCGGCGCCATCTCCACGCTGATGAATGGCTGGTGGCAGACCAGCGAGCTTGGCCATGCCTATGCGCTGACCGAACCCGCGCTGACCATTGCCGATGCCCCCAGGGCCCAGCGAATCGCGGATATCGAGGGCGACTGGAAAGTCGAGGTCGTCGATATCTATCAGCCGGTCGAACAGGCGCTGTCGGCGCTGCTCACCGGCGGGCACAGCAACATCAACCTGCCCGCGCTTGGCCCCGATGACGATGCCACCATTCTCTTCACCTCAGGCTCGACGGGTGAGGCCAAGGGCGCGCTGTCGACGCACCGTCAGGTGATTACCGCCGTCTATGCTTATGCGACCGGGCTGATGACCATGCTGGGGGTGCTGCAGATGGAAGGGCGCCCGCCCAAGAATCCGCCCAAGACCTTGCTGAGCGTGCCGTTGTTCCACGTGACCGGGCAGGTGCCGGTCTTGCTCAACAGCTTCGTCATCGGGCGCACCATGGTGCTGATGGACAAGTGGGACGCCGAAGATGCGATGCGGCTGATCGAGCAGGAAAAGGTGACCTATTTCGTCGGCGTGCCAACCATGAGCCTGGAGCTGATGAACCATCCCAATCGCGGCGATTATGATCTCACCAGCCTGACCGATATCGCCGCCGGCGGCGCGCCGCGCCCGGTCGCGCATGTCAAACGGCTGCAGGAAGAAATGGGCGATGCCCAGCCGGCGCTTGGCTATGGCCTGACTGAAACAAATGCTGCGGGCTGCGGCAATTTCTGGGAAAATTACGGTGCCAAGCCCAAATCCACCGGCCGCCCGCAAACCCCCTTCATCGAAATGAAGATTATCGATGATGACGGCAAGGAACTGCCGGTCGGCGGGGTCGGCGAAGTGGCGCTGCGCGGGGCCTGCACGATCAAGGGTTATTGGCGCAATCCCGATGCGACCGCCGCCAGCTTCACCGATGACGATTATCTGAAGACCGGCGATATCGGCATGGTCGACGAGGATGGATATCTCTATATCGTTGATCGCAAGAAGGACATCATCATCCGCGGCGGCGAGAATATCGCCGCTGCCGAAGTGGAAGCCGCCATCTACGCCAATGAAGCGGTGGCCGAGGCTGCCGTGCTAGGCGCACCCGACGAGCGGCTTGGCGAGGTTCCGGTCGCGATCCTTTACCTCCATCCCGGCCAGCAGCTCGACGAGGAAGGTCTGCAAAACTTCCTGTGCGAGCGCCTGGCCGCCTTCAAGATCCCGGCGCGCGTGACCTTTGTCGATGAACCCCTGCCGCGCCTTGGCACCGGCAAGATCGACCGGGTCAGCCTCAAGGCGCAATATGGGGGCTAGGTGAAACTGCCGGGGGTCAATCGGCGGCAATTGCTGATCGGGGGCGGGGTCGGCGTCGGGCTGGTCATTGCCTTCAACCTGTGGCCGCGCACCACGCCCGCGCCGCAAGGCTGGACCGGCGAAGACGCGCGCTTCGACCATTATCTCAAGATCGGCAGCGATGGCGCGGTCACTGCGTTGCTGCCGCAGGTGGAAACCGGCCAGGGCATCTGGACCACGCTCGCCGGGCTGATGGCCGCCGAACTGGGCATCGCCCACGGCGACATCGCGCTGCAGCCCGCCGTGCCGGGGCCAGGGCTGGAAAATCACGCGCTGGGTGCAGGCCTTCAGGTGACGGCGGGTTCGAGCAGCATCCGCGCCTTTGCCGGGCCGGTGCGCGATGCCGCCGCGACTGCGCGTATGCTGCTTGCAGCCGAGGCCGCCGAGCGCTTCGGCGCGCCGTTGGACGAGATCGACATCAGCGAGGGCGCGGCGCATCATGGCGGGCGCAGCCTCCCGTTTGCCGAATTGGTGGAGGCGGCCGCCAGCCGATCGGCGCCGCGTACACTGATCTATCGCGCCGAGGTCGATGGCGGCGTCGAGACACCCCGGCTCGACACGCTGGCAAAAGCACAGGGGAGCTGGCGGCTGGCAAGCGACGTGCGGCTGCCGGGGCTTAAATATGCGTCGGTGCGGATCGCGCCCGAATTTGGCGCCATCACCAGCATTTCACGCGGCGCGGTGACGCTGCCCATGGTCGAGCGCGAGAATTGGGTCGCTGCGATCGGTGACGATTGGTGGGCCGCAGAGCGCGCCATCGCCGCCGCCAAAATCCGCTTCACCAGTCCCGGCCTCGACCATGAGGCGATTGCCAAGTCCATCGACAATGCGCTCGACCAGGGCGGCGGTGCGTCGCTGGCCAGCAATGGCGATGCGCAGGGCGCGCTCGGCGCCGCCGACCAGCCGCTGGTGGTCCGCTATCATTGCGCTCCCATCCCCCACGCCGCGCTCGATCCGATGAGCGCCACCGCGCGGCGGCGCGCCGATGGCGGGATCGACCTTTGGGCGGCGAGCCAGGCCCCTGCTGCGCTGATCGCCGCTGTTGCCGAAGCCACAGGGCTTTCGCCCGATGCCATCACCCTGATCCCGCTGCCTTTCGGCGGGCATGACGGTGGGGCACTGGAAAATGAGGTGGCCGCGATCGCCGCGACTATCGCGGTCGAGACGGGCGGGGCCGTCCAGCTCACCCTCTCCCCCGCCCATGCCGCGCGGCTGGACAGGGTCGGCGCGCCGATGGCGGCGCGGATCCGCTGCACACCCTCCGACGATGGACGCATCGGCGGCTGGGAAGCACGCTTTGCCGGCATGGGCGGGCTGGGCGCAGCCTTGCAACGCCTCGGCGGCGATGGCCCCGCGCTCGACAGCGACGGCGCGGTTCCGCCCTACGCCATCCCCGACCTGACGGTCGAACAGGCAGCCGCCGACCTGCCGCTGCGCACCGGCTATCGACGCGGCCATGCGGCAATGTTCCACGCCTTCTGCAACGAAAGCATGGTCGATGAACTGGCCCGCGCGCTTGGCGCCGAGCCCCTGTCCTTCCGCGTCTCGATGCTGGGCGGGGACCGGCGGCTGGCCGGGCTGGTCCAGCAGGCCGGCCTGTTCGGCGGCTGGGACAGCACCCGCATGGGCATCGCCTGCGCCAGCCTTTACGGCAGCGCCATCGCGCTGGTCGCCGAAGCCGAGCCCGGCGGCACCGCCCCGCGCGTCACGCGGCTGAGCGCCGTCGTCGATTGCGGACGCGCCATCCACCCCGCGCTGGTGCGCCAGCAGGTTGAGGCGGGCCTGGTCGCAGCGCTTCAGCAATTGTCGCGCCCTGCCCCCGCCTACCGCGCCGCAATGCCGCTGCAGCGCGCCGCCGCGCCGGGACTAGCCCGCCTGCCCATCATTCGCGTCGACGTGGTGGAAAGCGAAGCGCCGCCGGGCGGCGTGTCGGGGCTGGCCGAGGCGGTGACCGCCGCCGCGATCGCCAATGCGCTGGTGGCGACCGGCAATCCGCGCTTGCGTTCGCTGCCCTTTGCGGGCCAGAGCGGCGGCTGATGAGCATTCCTCCCGACCATCCCCCTGTCACGCCCCCCAAGGTCGCGGTGCTGCTGACCAATCTGGGCACGCCCGACGCGCCCGAAGCGGGGCCCGTGAAGCGCTATCTCAAGCAATTCCTGTCCGACCGGCGCGTGGTGGAGATCCCCCCCATCGCCTGGCAGCCGATCCTGCGCGGCATCATCCTCAACACGCGCCCGAAGAAGAGCGCGGCAGCCTATGAGGAAGTGTGGACCGAAGACGGCTCGCCGCTCGCCGCAATCACCCGCAAACAGGCCGAGCAATTGCAGGCACGGCTAGGTGATGGCGTGCTGGTCGATTGGGCGATGCGTTATGGCAATCCCTCGATCGACGGCGCGCTCGACCGGCTTTGGGCCAAGGGCGCGCGACGCATCCTGTTCGCCCCGCTCTATCCCCAATATTGCGCCGCCACCACGGCCAGCGGGATGGATGCGCTGTGCCATTGGCTGGAAGCTCAGCGCTGGCAGCCCGCCATCCGCACGCTGCCGCCTTATCATGACGATGCCGCCTATATCGACGCGCTGGTCGTCGATCTGCAGCGCCAGCTGAACGCGCTCGATTTCACGCCGCAGCGCCTGCTGCTGAGTTTTCACGGCATGCCCGAGCGCACGCTGCACCTTGGCGATCCCTATCATTGCCACTGCCAGAAAACTGCGCGGCTGGTGGGCGAGAAGATGGGGATTGTGGTCGACATCGCCTTCCAGTCGCGCTTCGGCCGCGCCAAATGGCTCGAGCCTGCGACCGACACGATGCTGCAGCAATATCCGGCCGAGGGAATTACCAGGATCGCGATCGCGGCACCCGGCTTTTCCGCCGATTGTCTTGAGACGATCGAGGAGCTGGGGATCCGCGGGCGCGAGGATTTCCTCACCGCTGGCGGAACAGATTTTGCCCGGCTGGATTGCCTTAATGACGGCGATGCGGGCATGGAGATGCTCGAAAGCCTTGTACGAACAGAGTTGAAGGGGTGGCACGACTGACCGCCCGGATAGGATCAGGGGACTAAGGATGGAACGAGTTGCAATTGTAACCGGCGGCACGCGCGGCATCGGTGAGGCGATTTCGCTGCGCCTCAAGGAAAAGGGCATGAAGGTTGCTGCGACCTATGCCGGCAACGAACAGGCCGCCGCCGAATTTACTGAGCGCACCGGCATCCCCGCCTACAAGTTCGACGTCGCCGATTATGACGCCTGCCAGAATGCCGTCGCGCAGATCGAAAGCGATCTCGGGCCCGTCGATGTCCTCGTTAACAATGCGGGCATCACCCGTGACAGCACCATGAAGCGCCAGACGCACGACCAGTGGCAGCAGGTGATCGACACCAATCTTGGCGGCTGCTTCAACATGGCCAAGGCGGTGTTCCCCGGGATGAGCGAGCGTGGCTATGGCCGCATCGTCAATATCGGCTCGATCAACGGGCAGGCCGGCCAATATGGCCAGGTCAATTACGCCGCCGCCAAATCGGGCATCCACGGTTTCACCAAGGCACTGGCCCAGGAAGGCGCGCGCGCAGGGGTCACCGTCAACGCCATCGCGCCCGGCTATATCGACACTGACATGGTCGCTGCAGTGCCCGAAGACGTGCTCGCCAAGATCGTCGCCAAGATCCCCGTCGGCCGCCTCGGCAAGGCCGAAGAAATTGCGCGCGGCGTGGACTTTTTGACCACCGAAAATGCCGGATTCATCACGGGCTCGACCCTGTCGATCAATGGCGGCCAGCATATGTATTGATGGAGCCGCCGAAGGCAGCGAAGCGATTGCCCGCAATCGTACCGCTGGCTGAATGACGGCGACATCCGGACGGCCTGTCCCGGATTCCATCCGGGGACAGGACCGACGGCGCGGGCCGCCCCGCGTCGGACGAGGAAATGCCATGGACGACACGCCGCCCATCACCCCGCCGACCAAGCGATCGGTCACCATTGCGGGTCATGAGACGTCGATCACGCTGGAGCCGATATTCTGGGAGGCGCTGATCCGCGCTGCCGAGGCGCGCGGGCTGCCTGTCAATGCATTGATCGCGCAGATCGATCTGAAGCGATACGAGGCCGACCAGCTCAACCCGGTCGGCCTCGGCAGCGCGATCCGGCAGTGGCTCTATGCAGAGGCGCTCAGCATGGCGGCGATGGCCGAGGCGAAGGCGGAGCCGCCGTCCGGCGCGTAGCGCAGGAACAGGTCGGGTTCGACCAACTCCAATTCCATGATGCAGGGCGTGTCGCCATGCATGACGATATCGACTCGGGCATAGGCCGTGTCGCCGGGCGCGCAGGCGAGCGCCGCATCGGCCAGCGCGCGTACGGCGGCGCTGGGTTCGATCTGTTCCTCGCTGCCGCCAAATTCGGGCTGGACGCGAAAATCGCCGGGCTTGGCGCGCTTGACCGCGGCATGGCTGTAGCTGCCGCCAAAATAGATGAGCGATTGTTCGCCCGCATGGAGGATCGAAGGCAGGAACGGCTGGACGATCAGGCGGCGCTCGGACAGGCCGTCCGGCATCGCCTCGCCACGCTCAAGCCGGTAGGTGCCGTCGGCCGAACCGGAAATGACGGGCTTCACGATCAGTTCGACGTCGCCCCATGTCTGCCGCGCGCGGGCGAGCAAGGCATCGCCTTCCTCTCCATGCCCGAAAATGGAGGGGACGATGGCCACGCCCTTTTGCTCAAGGTCGGACAGATAGCTCTTGTCGCTCGACCAGCGCAGGACATTGACGGGATTGGCGATCGGCACCCTGCGAAAGGCGATGCGGTCCAGAAGATCGAACCAGCGGCCGGGATCGAGATGATAGCCCCAGGCGATCAGCGGCAGCACGCCGTCGACGCGGCGAAGCACGTCGTCGTCGACGGCGTCCCATTTGACAGGCTCGATCGCAATGCCCGCCTTGGCCAGCATATCGCGCGTGGCGTCCAGCTCGTAAAATTGCGGGTCCCATTCTGCCGGGACGAGCAAGGCGACATGGCGCATCAGCGGAACAGCAGGATGCGGGTCTGGTTGGCGATCTGGGCCAGCATCGGGGCCGTCGCGCCGCCCATCTTCTGCGCCCGTTCGATCAGTTTCTTGAACTGGTCGATGCGTGCGCGCTGCCGCTCGGTCCAGCGATCGACCGACGATTCGGGATCCTCGCCGCGCTGGCGCGACAGGAAGTCGATGCGCAGCTGTTCGAAATCACGCGCCAGGCCAGCGACCAGCAGGCGCTCCCACTGGTCCTGCGGCACGAAGCGGGCGAGCTGCTGCTGCGCCCAGTCGATGCCGAGCACTTCGCCAAGCTTGGTATAGGCCTTGGTGTAGGCGAGGATATCGCCTTCCTTGCGTGCCGCGAGCGCAGCAAGCCCGAACACCCCGTCCAGCTCGTAGAGGCGCACCAGGCTGTTCACCAATTCCTCGTCCGCGCCCAGCGCCAGCAACTGTTCGCGCCGTGCACCGGCTTCGTTGCGCACTTCTGCGCGCACCAGTCGCTTGGTCGCGCCCTGCACCTTCTTGAACGGGCCCTTGAACAGGTCGACCAGCTTGGAAACGCTGGTTTCCGACCCGGCCGAGCGCAAAATGTCGGACAAGTGCACACGGATCGACTTGGCGGCAACGCTCATCAGTTCGATGCGCGCCCTCTCGTCGATCTGTGCGCTTTCGATGGTCTGCCACAGCTGTTTGAGCCCCAGCAATTCCTCGGCTACCAGGAAGGCGACGACGACCTGCTTGAGCGCGGCGCCCTCTTCTTCGGTCATGTCGAGCGCGACCGAGGGGCCGAGCCGGTTGACGAGGCGGTTGGCGACCTTGGTGGCGATGATCTCGTTGCGCAGGCGGTGCGCGGCAACGGCATCCTTATGCTTCTTGCGCATCGGCGCCGGGAAAGCGGCCATCAGCTCGCTCTCCATCATGGCCTCATCGGCCAGTTCCAGCCGCTCGGCCGCATCCTGCAGCGCGATCTTGGAATAGGACAGGATGACCGACAGTTCGGGCCGCGTCAGTCCCTGCCCGTCCTGCCCGCGCCGCAGCAAGGCTTCGGACGAGGCGAGGCCCTCGACCCGTCGTTTCAGCCGGCCCGAGGCTTCCAGCATCTCGATCGTGCGCACGAAGCCCGGCACGCCGGCAGCGCCGCGCGCTTCGGCGACCGACAGCGCCAGCGTCTGCAGGCGGTTATCTTCGAGCACGATGGCGGCGACCTCTTCGGTCATCTCCGCCAGCAACTTGTTGCGAACGCCTTCTTCCAGTCGCCCTTCGCGCATTTCGCGGTTGAGCGGGATCTTGATGTTCACTTCATTGTCGGAGCAGTCGACGCCCGCGCTATTGTCGATGAAGTCGGTATTGATGCGCCCGCCATTCAAGGCAAATTCGATACGCCCGGCCTGGGTGATGCCCAAATTCGCGCCTTCGCCGATAGCGGTGGCGCGGACCTCATCGCCATTGATGCGCAGATTGTCGTTGACCGAATCCCCGACATCGTTGTGCGATTCCGACGAGGCCTTGATGTAGGTCCCGATGCCGCCGAACCAGATGAGGTCGACATTGGCCTTGAGAATGGCGGCAATCAGCGTGGCGGGTGAAAATTCCTTTTCTTCCACACCCAGCGCATCCTGCGCCGGCTTGGTCAGCGTGATCGACTTTTGCGTGCGCGGCACGATCATCGCGCCCTTGCTCAATTTGTCACGATCATAATCGTCCCAGCTCGAACGCGGCAGCTCGAACAGGCGCTTGCGCTCCTTCCAGCTGACCGTCGGATCGGGATCAGGATCGATGAAGATGTGGCGGTGATCGAAGGCGGCGACCAGCTTGAGCGCCTGGGACAAGAGCATGCCGTTGCCGAACACGTCGCCCGACATGTCGCCGCAGCCGACGACGCTGATGCTTTCACTCTGCACGTCGACGCCGCGTTCAAGGAAGTGGCGCTGGACCGAGACCCAGGCGCCGCGCGCAGTGATGCCCATCGCCTTGTGATCGTAGCCGACCGACCCGCCCGACGCGAAGGCATCGCCGAGCCAGAAGCCGCGTTCCAATGCGATGGCGTTGGCGACATCGGAAAAGGACGCAGTGCCCTTGTCGGCGGCGACCACGAAATAGGGATCGTCGCCATCATGGGTAACGACGCGATCGGGATGGACAACCGCATCATTGACGAGATTGTCGGTGACCGAAAGCAAGGAGCGGATGAAGATGCGATAGCTTTCCGTGCCTTCTTCCAGCCAGGCATCGCGGTCGGCATCGCGGTCGGGCAATTGCTTGGGATAGAAGCCGCCCTTCGCGCCGGTCGGCACGATGACGCTGTTCTTGACCATCTGCGCCTTGACGAGGCCGAGGATTTCGGTGCGGAAGTCATCGCGCCGGTCGGACCAGCGCAGGCCGCCACGTGCCACCGGGCCGCCGCGCAGGTGGATGCCTTCGACGCGCGGGCTGTAGACCCAGATTTCGCGCCACGGCACCGGCGCGGGAAGCCCTGGAATGCCGCTGCTGTCGATCTTGAAGGCCAGCGCCTCGTCGCTCTTCACCGCAAAGGCGTTGGTGCGCAGGGTCGAGGTCACGACGGCGCGGAACAGGCGCAGGATACGGTCATCGTCGATCGACTGGACCTGGAGCAGCGCGGTATCGAAACGGTCGAGCGCATCGGCCATGGCGGCATCGCGGCTACCCTTCAGATCAGGATCGTGCGACGCCTTGAAGGTGTCGATCAGCGCCGTGGTGGCTTCGGATGCACGGCTCAACGCCGCAACCATGGTGATGAGGCCGAAAGCCACGCCGGTCTGTCGCAAATAGCGGAACCAGGCGCGCAGCCAGATGACCGCCGCCGGATCGAGTCCAGCCAGCAGGACGAGCTGGTTGAATTCGTCATTCTCGGCGCTGCCCGCCATCGTATCGGCAATCGAGCGTTCGACCGTGGCGGCACGATCGAGGATCGCATCGACATCGCTTCCCGCAGGAAGTTCGAGGTGGAAGGTATGGATATAGCCAAGCGCCCCGTCGGCCAGCGCGGTCGGCACTTCCTCGATCACGCGGAAGCCGAAATTCTCCAGCACCGGCACCGCATCGGACAGCGGGATCAGCCCGCCGCGGCGATAGGTCTTGAGATGCAGCTGATGCTCGCCATCGGTCGGCGCGCGATAAAGCCGCGCGTCGCGCTCGTCTTTGGCCTCGTCGAGGCCGTGCATGCGCAGGATATCGGCGGCGCCATCCTCGGGCGCGGTTCGGCTGCGATAGGCTTCGGGCATGGCAGGCAGATAGGTCAGCGCTAGCCGTGCGGCCTGGCCGGGGCCAACCTGCTCGATCAACGCGCTCTCGACCGCCGGGGTCCAGCCGCGCACCATTTCGACAAGCGCTTCGTCGAGCGCATCGACATCGGGCAGATCCATGTCGGGATCGGTCGCCATGGTGTAGCGCAGCAAGGCCAGCTCACCGTCACCGAGTTCGACCGACCAGCTGGTGATGGGCGAACCCACCTCATCCTCGATCATCATCGAGATCGCCTGGCGGCGCGAGGTCGACAGCTCGTCGCGCGGCAGCCAGACGAAGGCATAAAGGTGGCGGCGCAATGCCCCCTGCAGGATCAACAGCGTCGGGCGCGGACGGTCGGCCAGCGACATGGCGGTGAGCGCGGCTTGGCGCACTTCGGCCGGATCGAAGCTGACGACCAGATCGTGCGGCAGCGTGGAAATGGCGTGGTTGAGCGCCTTGCCGCCATGCGAAGACGGCGCGAAGCCCAGTTCCTCGTCCAGTTCCTGCAGCCGCTGGCGCAGCACCGGCACTTCATCGGCCGGCGCGCGCAGCGCCGCACTGGTCCACAGCCCGCAATGCAGGGACACCGTCTTGCCGCGACGGATCATGATGATGTCCAGCGGCACGCGGCGATGCACGGGCGACACGCGGTCGGCCTTCATCACCAGATAGGGGCGACCATTTTCGATGAGTTCCTGGCGCGCCGCATCGTCGATCGCCCGCGCCCACAGGCTGAAATCGCCGCGCAGCAGGCCAAGACCCTTCTGACAGCCCTTGGCGGTCAGCTCGGCATGGCCCAGCAGGGTGAAATTATTGGCCGACAGCCAGTGCAGGAAGGCGCTTGCCTCGGGCGCTTCCTCGGCAATCGCCTTGGCATCCTCGCGCATGATCTTGAGCATGGTCGGCCAGTCGGCCACCGCGGCGCGGACATGGTCCAGCACGTCGCGCAGCTCGACGCACAGATCGTGACGACCCTTGGCGTCGGCGCGGTCGAGCTCGACATAGATCAGCGATTCGGCATGCTCGCCGCCAAAGGACTGGAACGCGCCATTCTTCTCGCGCTCGATCTTCAGGATGGGGTGCAGCAGGCGGTAGACGGCAAGCCCCTTGGCCGCGACGGCGGCGGCGATGCTGTCGACCAGGAAAGGCATATCGTCATTGACGATGGCCATGCGCATACGGCGGTGGCCGGCGCTTCCGCCCATCGATTCCACATCGATGGCAAGCTCTCCTTTCTTGCGCTTGGCAGCGGTGGCCGCGAGGAACTGCGCCGCTTCGGCGAGCTCGCTCTTGCCCATGCCTTCCAGTTCGCCCGGCAGGGCCGAACCTTCCAACGCCTTGTGAAGAGTCTTCGCCAACTTGTCGTTGGCGCGCGCACCTGATGCCATATCCCTCTTGGCTCCCTAGACCATAGGCTTTGGGCGCGGCCTATAGACCCGCTGGAAGCAGGCAACAAGGCAAGTTTCTGGGAATTTGCGGCCTAGC
Coding sequences within it:
- the phbB gene encoding acetoacetyl-CoA reductase — its product is MERVAIVTGGTRGIGEAISLRLKEKGMKVAATYAGNEQAAAEFTERTGIPAYKFDVADYDACQNAVAQIESDLGPVDVLVNNAGITRDSTMKRQTHDQWQQVIDTNLGGCFNMAKAVFPGMSERGYGRIVNIGSINGQAGQYGQVNYAAAKSGIHGFTKALAQEGARAGVTVNAIAPGYIDTDMVAAVPEDVLAKIVAKIPVGRLGKAEEIARGVDFLTTENAGFITGSTLSINGGQHMY
- a CDS encoding molybdopterin cofactor-binding domain-containing protein, which translates into the protein MKLPGVNRRQLLIGGGVGVGLVIAFNLWPRTTPAPQGWTGEDARFDHYLKIGSDGAVTALLPQVETGQGIWTTLAGLMAAELGIAHGDIALQPAVPGPGLENHALGAGLQVTAGSSSIRAFAGPVRDAAATARMLLAAEAAERFGAPLDEIDISEGAAHHGGRSLPFAELVEAAASRSAPRTLIYRAEVDGGVETPRLDTLAKAQGSWRLASDVRLPGLKYASVRIAPEFGAITSISRGAVTLPMVERENWVAAIGDDWWAAERAIAAAKIRFTSPGLDHEAIAKSIDNALDQGGGASLASNGDAQGALGAADQPLVVRYHCAPIPHAALDPMSATARRRADGGIDLWAASQAPAALIAAVAEATGLSPDAITLIPLPFGGHDGGALENEVAAIAATIAVETGGAVQLTLSPAHAARLDRVGAPMAARIRCTPSDDGRIGGWEARFAGMGGLGAALQRLGGDGPALDSDGAVPPYAIPDLTVEQAAADLPLRTGYRRGHAAMFHAFCNESMVDELARALGAEPLSFRVSMLGGDRRLAGLVQQAGLFGGWDSTRMGIACASLYGSAIALVAEAEPGGTAPRVTRLSAVVDCGRAIHPALVRQQVEAGLVAALQQLSRPAPAYRAAMPLQRAAAPGLARLPIIRVDVVESEAPPGGVSGLAEAVTAAAIANALVATGNPRLRSLPFAGQSGG
- the lgt gene encoding prolipoprotein diacylglyceryl transferase, yielding MTSQTVAENGGIAFPDLGLSDSIIDLGFYDLKWYSVAYLAGIFIAYWYVLKLIKQPGAPMARRHADDLVFYGALGVILGGRLGYVLFYKPDLFLTGATLFGFELPAPAALLDLRNGGMSFHGGVLGVTIAILYLSWKEKLQWLRVHDYVACSVPFGLFFGRLANFVNQELWGAYTDVPWGVRFQTQIGDSLVLMPPRHPTQLYEAILEGIVLFCILAYMFWKTKARYYPGMLVGAFIFFYGLFRFIVEIWREPDAHLVEFAAATGLQMGQWLSVPMILGGAYLMWSSTKRRQRIEPIAGSESVA
- a CDS encoding class I SAM-dependent methyltransferase, translating into MSFAEKLIDRIAADGGWPVDRYFEASNNHYYATRDPMGAQGDFTTAPEISQMFGELVGAALADCWHRAGSPADAIYVELGPGRGSLAADAMKVLRSVGFAGGVHLIETSPALRKLQAERLPGALFHDDLDGLPAKPILLVANEFFDALPVRQRIGEEERMVVAKKGRLTFAPEFGDIIEIAPARAAAAQKLAHHLGDHGGAALIIDYGYGAGETGDTLQAVKGHEQVDALAHPGEADLTAHVDFAALAAAALGEGLSVTRMISQGNWLETLGLGARAMTLAAKNPERSEEIAGQRRRLAEEMGQIFKVIGLHHPGWPAPAGLPEMPA
- a CDS encoding class I adenylate-forming enzyme family protein produces the protein MGSPLDQKFDAVLAAVTGEGGRVIIGKDEKGRAIVSNFPDNFPLFFKTFCALNGETEALVTPVERLSYAELDALSDRLARAFVARGITKGDRIAIAMKNSAAWVVTHMAALKAGAISTLMNGWWQTSELGHAYALTEPALTIADAPRAQRIADIEGDWKVEVVDIYQPVEQALSALLTGGHSNINLPALGPDDDATILFTSGSTGEAKGALSTHRQVITAVYAYATGLMTMLGVLQMEGRPPKNPPKTLLSVPLFHVTGQVPVLLNSFVIGRTMVLMDKWDAEDAMRLIEQEKVTYFVGVPTMSLELMNHPNRGDYDLTSLTDIAAGGAPRPVAHVKRLQEEMGDAQPALGYGLTETNAAGCGNFWENYGAKPKSTGRPQTPFIEMKIIDDDGKELPVGGVGEVALRGACTIKGYWRNPDATAASFTDDDYLKTGDIGMVDEDGYLYIVDRKKDIIIRGGENIAAAEVEAAIYANEAVAEAAVLGAPDERLGEVPVAILYLHPGQQLDEEGLQNFLCERLAAFKIPARVTFVDEPLPRLGTGKIDRVSLKAQYGG
- the hemH gene encoding ferrochelatase, encoding MSIPPDHPPVTPPKVAVLLTNLGTPDAPEAGPVKRYLKQFLSDRRVVEIPPIAWQPILRGIILNTRPKKSAAAYEEVWTEDGSPLAAITRKQAEQLQARLGDGVLVDWAMRYGNPSIDGALDRLWAKGARRILFAPLYPQYCAATTASGMDALCHWLEAQRWQPAIRTLPPYHDDAAYIDALVVDLQRQLNALDFTPQRLLLSFHGMPERTLHLGDPYHCHCQKTARLVGEKMGIVVDIAFQSRFGRAKWLEPATDTMLQQYPAEGITRIAIAAPGFSADCLETIEELGIRGREDFLTAGGTDFARLDCLNDGDAGMEMLESLVRTELKGWHD
- a CDS encoding ribbon-helix-helix domain-containing protein, with protein sequence MDDTPPITPPTKRSVTIAGHETSITLEPIFWEALIRAAEARGLPVNALIAQIDLKRYEADQLNPVGLGSAIRQWLYAEALSMAAMAEAKAEPPSGA